One part of the Phoenix dactylifera cultivar Barhee BC4 chromosome 4, palm_55x_up_171113_PBpolish2nd_filt_p, whole genome shotgun sequence genome encodes these proteins:
- the LOC103720577 gene encoding pentatricopeptide repeat-containing protein At4g02750-like yields MCAICGPYLGHRLFGRWANNVQMMSSPPRPPLSGQMLELLMLMKQIQILNSVPFPVKFLSSRSLTICSPQSIDVTSLNKLIMGCSKAGDLVSARRLFDQMPERDVVSWNSIMTAYAKNGRCNEVIRIFSEMNGCRLMPNHTSISTVLSACAKLRALEQGKQIHALSVKTGSSANVFVGTSLITMYSNCNVSDCLIRVFDDIVRPNLATWNALISGFAINRRMNYAREAFDRMPRRNVVSWTAMINGYAEVKKVRIALELFNLMPAKNVVTWSVMLGGFVSNGQFEEAIEFFAKMMSDGVPTTAASIIKVTNACSGMKNVKQGRKIHGYAIKFGFFHLDEGVEASFVLMYCECLNIEAAKLEFDKLEGKFIRSWNSLLCGYINNKNVNEARKFFDHMDKKDKISWNSMINGYLKDKRIDAALELFSEMPEPTVESTTALMSSFLENGNLDEAQKLFNKMLEKDVMAYTTLIHGYVEESLVDKALQLFNKMPERNTVTYNVMISGLLQHGKVADAYKLFNESPERDGTTWDALISGIVQNGLYNEAFPLFKRMVLSEISPSELAIASLLTASSRLSLLILGEQIHAVVIKLGHESHMVVGNSLINMYCKCGDMLLAKLIFDCMPEWDVVTWNAMINGYAFNGLGKNAIEMFEIMKRTNTKPDEVTFLGILSACTHMCLLDEAQHYISSMKYDYGISPKLMHYACIIDLLCRMGMVEQAEKLAYSMPFEPDSVIWTSLLSGCRLNCNTKLAENAANQLSACDARDPMPYLHLISVYGSAGRWDDIEKLRIQKKILGSNKRPGCSWI; encoded by the exons atgtGTGCAATTTGTGGCCCTTACTTAGGCCATCGACTTTTTGGTCGCTGGGCAAACAATGTGCAGATGATGTCCTCGCCGCCTCGTCCTCCTTTATCCG GTCAAATGCTAGAGCTGCTGATGCTCATGAAGCAGATCCAAATCCTCAATTCCGTGCCGTTTCCTGTGAAATTTTTAAGTTCTCGATCTTTGACGATTTGCTCCCCGCAAAGCATCGATGTTACTTCACTAAACAAACTGATCATGGGCTGCTCTAAAGCTGGTGATTTGGTATCTGCCCGGAGGCTGTTTGATCAAATGCCGGAACGAGATGTTGTCTCCTGGAATTCAATCATGACTGCTTATGCAAAGAACGGTCGTTGCAATGAAGTTATTCGAATCTTCTCGGAGATGAATGGTTGCAGACTGATGCCGAACCATACGTCCATTTCCACTGTTTTGTCAGCTTGTGCGAAGCTCAGAGCTTTGGAGCAGGGGAAACAGATTCATGCGCTGTCTGTAAAGACCGGTTCTTCGGCGAATGTATTTGTGGGTACTTCTTTGATTACAATGTATTCGAACTGCAATGTCTCCGATTGCTTGATCCGGGTGTTTGATGATATAGTTCGCCCAAACCTTGCGACGTGGAATGCTTTGATATCGGGCTTTGCAATCAACCGCAGGATGAACTATGCTCGTGAAGCTTTTGATCGGATGCCGAGACGAAATGTTGTTTCTTGGACTGCCATGATTAATGGGTATGCTGAGGTTAAGAAAGTGAGAATTGCACTGGAGCTGTTCAACTTGATGCCTGCCAAGAATGTGGTAACTTGGTCCGTAATGTTAGGAGGCTTTGTTAGTAATGGACAATTTGAAGAGGCAATTGAATTCTTTGCTAAGATGATGAGTGATGGAGTTCCAACTACTGCTGCTAGCATTATCAAGGTAACTAATGCCTGTTCTGGTATGAAAAATGTCAAACAGGGCAGAAAGATTCATGGCTATGCGATAAAATTCGGATTTTTTCATCTTGATGAGGGCGTTGAGGCTTCATTTGTTTTAATGTATTGTGAATGTCTGAACATAGAAGCAGCTAAGCTAGAATTTGACAAATTGGAAGGTAAGTTTATCAGATCGTGGAACTCCTTACTATGCGGTTATATAAATAACAAAAATGTCAATGAGGCCCGTAAATTTTTTGATCATATGGACAAAAAGGACAAGATTTCTTGGAACTCAATGATTAATGGTTATCTGAAAGATAAGAGAATTGATGCTGCTCTCGAATTGTTCTCAGAGATGCCCGAACCAACTGTGGAGTCAACTACAGCTTTGATGTCAAGTTTTTTAGAAAATGGAAATCTAGATGAAGCACAGAAATTATTTAACAAAATGCTTGAAAAAGATGTAATGGCGTATACGACTTTGATACATGGTTACGTGGAAGAAAGCCTAGTGGACAAGGCCTTGCAGCTTTTCAACAAGATGCCTGAAAGAAATACTGTCACATATAATGTCATGATCTCTGGTTTACTTCAGCATGGGAAGGttgccgatgcttataagctctTTAATGAGTCTCCCGAGCGTGATGGTACAACTTGGGATGCTTTAATATCGGGGATTGTCCAGAATGGGTTGTATAATGAGGCTTTTCCACTCTTTAAAAGGATGGTATTATCTGAAATAAGCCCGAGCGAGTTAGCTATAGCTAGCCTTCTCACTGCTTCGTCAAGGTTATCTCTACTGATCCTTGGGGAACAAATCCATGCTGTTGTTATCAAGCTTGGGCACGAATCACACATGGTGGTTGGAAACTCACTAATAAATATGTACTGCAAGTGTGGGGATATGCTGCTAGCTAAACTAATCTTTGACTGCATGCCTGAGTGGGATGTGGTGACGTGGAATGCAATGATTAATGGGTATGCATTTAATGGCCTTGGTAAAAATGCTATCGAAATGTTTGAGATTATGAAGAGGACGAATACCAAACCTGATGAGGTCACTTTTCTTGGTATACTATCTGCTTGTACGCACATGTGCCTTTTGGATGAAGCTCAGCATTACATTAGTTCTATGAAATATGATTATGGAATTTCACCTAAATTAATGCATTATGCTTGTATAATTGATCTTTTATGTCGGATGGGTATGGTTGAGCAGGCTGAGAAATTGGCTTACTCGATGCCTTTTGAACCAGATTCTGTGATATGGACTTCGCTTCTGAGTGGGTGCAGATTAAATTGCAATACTAAATTAGCAGAAAATGCAGCTAACCAGCTATCTGCTTGTGATGCAAGGGACCCAATGCCATATTTGCATCTTATCAGTGTTTATGGGTCAGCTGGGAGATGGGATGATATAGAAAAATTGAGAATTCAAAAAAAGATACTTGGGTCTAATAAACGACCTGGTTGCAGCTGGATATAG
- the LOC103720576 gene encoding cytokinin riboside 5'-monophosphate phosphoribohydrolase LOG7-like yields the protein MEREMAVEAAAKETWEKRSSFRRICVYCGSQEGKKASYREAAIELGKEMVERGIDLVYGGGSIGLMGLVSHAVRDGGRHVLGIIPKTLMPREVTGEPVGEVRTVSDMHERKAEMAREADAFIALPGGYGTLEELLEVITWYQLGIHKKPVGLLNVDGFYNSLLSFVDIAVDEGFISQSARSIIISAPSVKELMRKLEECKPEYEADLVWETERKPEQEPRLVWEDEQKSLNLVPKAEPGIAT from the exons ATGGAGAGAGAGATGGCCGTCGAGGCCGCGGCGAAGGAGACGTGGGAGAAGAGATCGAGCTTTAGGAGGATCTGCGTCTACTGTGGGAGCCAAGAGGGGAAGAAGGCGAGCTACCGGGAGGCCGCTATCGAGCTCGGGAAGGAAATG GTAGAGAGGGGCATAGACTTGGTGTATGGAGGAGGGAGCATTGGACTGATGGGCCTGGTTTCGCATGCAGTCCGTGATGGAGGGCGCCATGTCCTAGG AATTATTCCAAAGACATTGATGCCAAGGGAG GTAACTGGCGAGCCTGTGGGAGAAGTCAGAACTGTATCAGATATGCATGAGAGAAAAGCCGAGATGGCTCGTGAAGCTGATGCTTTCATTGCTTTGCCTG GTGGGTATGGTACGCTCGAGGAACTGCTCGAGGTCATTACATGGTATCAGCTTGGGATTCACAAGAAGCCA GTTGGTCTCCTGAACGTTGATGGCTTTTACAATTCACTGTTGTCGTTCGTTGATATAGCTGTtgatgaaggttttatatccCAAAGTGCTCGCAGCATCATCATTTCAGCCCCATCAGTCAAGGAGTTGATGAGGAAGTTGGAG GAATGCAAGCCGGAGTATGAAGCGGACCTTGTTTGGGAGACTGAGCGGAAGCCAGAGCAAGAACCCCGCTTGGTTTGGGAGGACGAGCAGAAGTCCTTGAATTTGGTGCCTAAAGCAGAGCCCGGTATTGCTACCTGA